A stretch of Kyrpidia spormannii DNA encodes these proteins:
- the rpoC gene encoding DNA-directed RNA polymerase subunit beta' — MLDVNNFEFMKIGLASPEKIRSWSHGEVKKPETINYRTLKPEKEGLFCEKIFGPTRDWECHCGKYKRVRYKGVVCDRCGVEVTRAKVRRERMGHIELAAPVSHIWYFKGIPSRMGLVLDMSPRALEEVIYFASYVVTDPGDTPLEKKQLLSEKEYRSYREKYGYAFEAGMGAEAIKKLLQEIDLDKEAEQLKEELRTAQGQRRNRAIKRLEVVEAFRQSGNRPEWMILDVLPVIPPELRPMVQLDGGRFATSDLNDLYRRVINRNNRLKRLLDLGAPDIIVQNEKRMLQEAVDALIDNGRRGRPVTGPGNRPLKSLSHMLKGKQGRFRQNLLGKRVDYSGRSVIVVGPELKMYQCGLPKEMALELFKPFVMKELVSQGLAHNIKSAKRKVERVSPEVWDVLEDVIREHPVLLNRAPTLHRLGIQAFEPVLVEGRAIKLHPLVCTAYNADFDGDQMAVHVPLSAEAQAEARILMLAAHNILNPKDGKPVVTPTQDMVLGSYYLTIEKEGGKGEGRIFADPNEAIAAYERGIVGLHSRIALPAASLNKTSFTAAQQDALLITTVGKLIFNEIFPADFPYINTGSKENLLKGTPDRYFIFEKGADLPARIRDLNVADSQAVVKGYLGSIIADCFRRYGTTETAVILDRIKKLGFHYSTKAGITISVADITVPKEKEEILAEAEKNVQVVQNQYRRGLITEDERYGRVISIWGRAKDDLTDVLMRSLDRFNPIYMMANSGARGNVSQITQLAGMRGLMANPSGRIIELPIKSNFREGLTVLEYFISTHGARKGLADTALRTADSGYLTRRLVDVAQDVIVREEDCGTDKGFEVDEIRDGREVIEDLFDRINGRVAFQNVHHPETGEIIVHRNELLDEDKARAIVEAGIRKVVIRTVLTCRTKHGVCVRCYGRNLATGKMVEIGEAVGIIAAQSIGEPGTQLTMRTFHTGGVAGDDITQGLPRVQELFEARNPRGQAVITEIDGTVADIRDGKDKREIEIAGEKETKVYAVPYGSRIRVTVGQTVEAGDELIEGSVDPKDMLRVKGLKGVQNYLLREVQRVYRLQGVDINDKHVEVMIRQMLRKVRIVDSGDTDLLPGTYVDLRDYEEANRQAFASGLEPAIARPALLGITKASLETDSFLSAASFQETTRVLTDAAIKGKVDRLLGLKENVIIGKLVPAGTGMARYRGLTLEEEALPEPAVEDEENPGWEEGVEAETVTE, encoded by the coding sequence TTGTTGGACGTCAACAACTTCGAGTTCATGAAGATCGGCCTGGCATCGCCGGAAAAGATTCGCTCGTGGTCGCACGGTGAAGTCAAAAAACCCGAGACGATCAATTACCGCACCCTGAAACCGGAAAAAGAGGGTCTCTTTTGCGAGAAGATTTTCGGGCCGACCCGGGATTGGGAGTGCCACTGTGGCAAATACAAACGGGTTCGATACAAAGGGGTGGTTTGCGACCGCTGCGGCGTGGAAGTCACCCGGGCGAAAGTCCGGCGGGAGCGGATGGGACATATCGAGCTGGCGGCGCCGGTTTCGCATATTTGGTATTTCAAGGGGATCCCCAGCCGGATGGGCTTGGTGTTGGATATGTCCCCCAGGGCCCTGGAGGAGGTCATTTATTTCGCCTCCTATGTCGTGACCGATCCTGGAGACACGCCTCTTGAGAAAAAACAACTTCTTTCGGAAAAGGAGTACCGCAGCTACCGGGAGAAATACGGGTATGCCTTTGAGGCGGGGATGGGTGCAGAAGCGATCAAAAAGCTTCTCCAAGAGATCGATTTAGACAAAGAAGCGGAGCAGCTCAAAGAAGAGCTCCGCACCGCCCAAGGTCAGCGCCGGAACCGGGCCATCAAGCGCCTGGAGGTGGTGGAGGCCTTCCGCCAGTCCGGCAATCGCCCGGAGTGGATGATCCTCGACGTGCTGCCGGTCATTCCGCCGGAGTTGCGCCCAATGGTGCAACTGGACGGGGGCAGATTTGCAACGTCCGATTTGAACGATCTGTACCGGCGGGTGATCAACCGGAACAACCGGCTCAAGCGGCTGCTGGACCTGGGGGCTCCAGACATTATCGTTCAAAACGAAAAACGGATGCTTCAGGAAGCGGTGGACGCCCTCATCGACAATGGGCGCCGGGGTCGGCCGGTGACAGGGCCGGGGAATCGACCGCTGAAATCCCTCTCCCATATGCTGAAAGGGAAGCAAGGGAGGTTCCGGCAGAATCTTCTCGGCAAGCGCGTCGATTATTCCGGACGCTCGGTGATCGTAGTGGGCCCAGAGTTGAAGATGTACCAATGCGGTCTTCCCAAGGAGATGGCCCTGGAGCTGTTCAAACCTTTTGTGATGAAAGAACTGGTGAGTCAGGGGCTGGCCCACAACATTAAGAGTGCGAAACGGAAAGTGGAGCGCGTCTCTCCCGAGGTGTGGGATGTGTTGGAGGACGTAATCCGGGAGCATCCCGTCCTGTTGAACCGCGCGCCCACCTTGCATCGCCTGGGCATTCAAGCCTTTGAACCCGTATTGGTGGAGGGGCGGGCCATCAAGCTCCACCCGCTGGTGTGCACCGCGTACAACGCCGACTTTGACGGGGACCAGATGGCTGTCCACGTGCCGCTTTCGGCGGAAGCCCAGGCCGAGGCGAGAATTCTGATGTTGGCGGCCCATAACATTTTAAACCCGAAAGACGGGAAGCCAGTGGTCACGCCAACCCAGGATATGGTTCTGGGAAGTTATTACCTGACCATTGAAAAGGAGGGCGGGAAAGGCGAAGGGCGGATTTTCGCCGATCCCAATGAGGCGATCGCTGCCTATGAGCGGGGCATCGTTGGATTGCACAGCCGCATTGCCCTGCCGGCCGCTTCTCTCAACAAGACGTCATTTACCGCGGCTCAACAGGACGCCCTGTTGATTACGACGGTGGGGAAGCTGATCTTTAATGAGATTTTCCCGGCGGATTTTCCGTACATCAATACCGGGAGTAAGGAAAATCTGCTCAAGGGGACTCCGGATCGCTACTTTATTTTCGAAAAAGGCGCGGATTTGCCGGCCCGAATTCGCGACTTGAATGTGGCCGATTCCCAAGCTGTTGTAAAGGGCTATCTCGGTTCGATCATCGCCGATTGTTTCCGAAGATACGGGACCACGGAGACCGCCGTGATCCTGGACCGCATCAAGAAACTCGGATTTCATTATTCCACCAAGGCGGGTATTACCATCTCCGTGGCGGACATCACCGTTCCCAAGGAGAAGGAAGAGATTCTCGCCGAGGCTGAAAAGAACGTGCAGGTGGTCCAGAATCAGTACCGCCGGGGCTTGATCACCGAGGATGAACGGTACGGACGGGTGATCTCCATCTGGGGGAGGGCGAAAGACGATCTGACCGACGTCTTGATGCGCTCCTTGGATCGCTTTAACCCGATCTATATGATGGCCAACTCCGGTGCACGAGGTAACGTGTCCCAGATCACGCAACTGGCCGGGATGCGCGGGCTGATGGCCAATCCTTCGGGGCGGATCATCGAGTTGCCGATTAAATCGAACTTCCGGGAAGGCCTTACGGTGTTGGAGTATTTTATTTCTACTCACGGAGCCCGGAAAGGTCTCGCGGACACAGCCCTGCGGACGGCAGACTCGGGGTACTTGACCCGGCGCCTGGTGGATGTCGCCCAAGATGTCATCGTTCGAGAGGAAGACTGCGGCACCGACAAGGGGTTTGAAGTGGATGAGATTCGGGATGGTCGGGAAGTTATCGAAGACCTGTTCGATCGGATCAATGGGCGAGTGGCGTTTCAGAATGTCCATCACCCGGAGACCGGCGAGATCATCGTCCATCGCAACGAGTTGCTTGATGAAGACAAAGCGCGGGCCATCGTTGAAGCGGGCATCCGGAAGGTCGTCATTCGGACGGTCTTGACCTGCCGCACGAAACATGGGGTGTGTGTGCGGTGTTACGGCCGGAATCTCGCCACGGGCAAGATGGTGGAGATCGGCGAGGCGGTGGGCATCATCGCCGCTCAGTCCATCGGGGAGCCCGGCACCCAGTTGACCATGCGGACGTTCCACACCGGTGGCGTGGCCGGGGACGATATCACGCAAGGTCTACCTCGCGTACAAGAGCTTTTTGAAGCGAGGAATCCCCGGGGCCAGGCGGTGATCACCGAGATTGATGGGACCGTGGCCGACATCCGGGACGGCAAAGACAAACGGGAGATCGAGATCGCGGGCGAAAAGGAAACGAAGGTGTACGCGGTACCCTATGGGTCCCGGATCCGGGTGACCGTGGGTCAAACGGTGGAGGCCGGGGACGAGTTGATCGAAGGGTCCGTCGATCCCAAGGATATGCTCCGGGTCAAAGGACTGAAGGGGGTCCAGAATTACCTTCTCCGGGAAGTCCAGCGCGTCTACCGGCTTCAGGGGGTAGACATCAATGACAAGCATGTCGAGGTTATGATTCGCCAGATGCTGCGCAAGGTTCGAATTGTGGATAGCGGGGATACCGATCTGCTTCCGGGGACTTACGTTGATCTCCGGGATTACGAGGAAGCGAACCGCCAGGCCTTTGCCAGCGGTCTCGAACCGGCGATTGCCCGCCCGGCTCTCCTCGGGATCACCAAGGCTTCTCTGGAGACCGATTCCTTCTTGTCGGCGGCGTCATTCCAAGAGACGACCCGGGTCCTCACCGATGCGGCGATCAAAGGAAAGGTTGACCGGCTGCTTGGGTTGAAGGAAAACGTGATCATCGGGAAGTTGGTCCCAGCGGGGACGGGAATGGCGCGCTACCGGGGCTTGACATTGGAGGAGGAGGCACTGCCGGAGCCGGCGGTGGAAGATGAAGAAAACCCCGGCTGGGAAGAGGGCGTCGAGGCAGAAACCGTCACGGAATAA
- the rplJ gene encoding 50S ribosomal protein L10, whose protein sequence is MPWRRGGVGSEEVRAVAVRPEKVQAVEEITAKLRDARAAIITDYRGLNVAEMTELRKRLREAGVEFKVVKNTLTRRATAAVQVQDLDQHLTGPTAIAFGFDDVVVPAKILSEFAKDHKALEIKGGLIEGKAVDAAGVDALAKLPPREGLLSMLLSVMQAPMRNLAYAVKQIAEQKETGGAAASEA, encoded by the coding sequence ATGCCTTGGCGGCGAGGCGGTGTGGGAAGCGAGGAGGTGCGGGCAGTGGCCGTACGGCCGGAGAAAGTCCAGGCGGTTGAGGAGATTACTGCGAAATTGCGGGATGCTCGGGCGGCGATCATCACCGATTATCGGGGGTTGAATGTCGCCGAGATGACAGAGCTGCGCAAGCGGTTGCGGGAAGCGGGCGTGGAGTTTAAAGTCGTGAAGAATACGTTGACCCGCCGAGCCACCGCAGCTGTTCAAGTTCAGGATTTGGATCAGCATTTGACGGGTCCTACGGCCATCGCCTTCGGTTTCGACGATGTGGTCGTGCCTGCGAAGATCCTCAGCGAGTTTGCCAAAGATCACAAGGCTTTGGAGATCAAGGGCGGACTTATCGAGGGGAAAGCGGTGGATGCCGCTGGGGTGGATGCCTTGGCAAAACTGCCTCCCCGGGAGGGTCTGTTGTCGATGCTGCTGAGCGTCATGCAGGCGCCGATGCGCAATTTGGCCTATGCTGTGAAGCAGATCGCTGAGCAGAAAGAAACGGGTGGAGCTGCGGCTTCCGAGGCCTGA
- the rplL gene encoding 50S ribosomal protein L7/L12, which yields MTKEDIIAAIKGMSVLELNDLVKAIEEEFGVTAAAPVAVMGGAAGGAAEAVEEQTEFDVILTAPGGSKINVIKVVREITGLGLKEAKELVDNAPKPVKEKVSKEEAETVKKKLEDAGASVEIK from the coding sequence ATGACGAAAGAGGACATTATCGCGGCGATCAAGGGCATGTCTGTGCTCGAGCTGAATGATTTGGTCAAAGCGATCGAGGAGGAGTTCGGCGTGACCGCGGCGGCCCCGGTGGCTGTGATGGGCGGAGCGGCCGGGGGTGCGGCGGAGGCCGTGGAAGAGCAGACCGAATTCGATGTGATCCTCACCGCACCCGGGGGCTCGAAGATCAATGTGATCAAAGTGGTGCGGGAGATCACTGGACTGGGTCTCAAAGAGGCGAAAGAGCTTGTGGACAATGCGCCGAAGCCAGTGAAGGAGAAGGTTTCGAAGGAAGAGGCCGAGACCGTCAAGAAGAAACTGGAAGATGCAGGCGCGTCCGTCGAGATCAAGTAA
- a CDS encoding 50S ribosomal protein L7ae-like protein, with amino-acid sequence MPYDRLKRAKRIVIGTNQTLKALQEKSPVEVYVAKDADRHVVARVVALCEQKQVSLVWVDSMKQLGKACGIDVGAAAAAIIEENST; translated from the coding sequence ATGCCTTATGACCGATTAAAGCGCGCCAAACGGATCGTCATCGGCACCAATCAAACTCTCAAAGCTTTACAGGAGAAGAGTCCCGTTGAGGTTTACGTGGCAAAGGACGCCGACCGGCATGTGGTGGCGCGCGTGGTGGCGTTGTGTGAGCAAAAGCAAGTGAGCCTCGTATGGGTCGATTCCATGAAACAACTTGGCAAAGCCTGTGGAATTGACGTGGGTGCGGCCGCCGCGGCGATCATCGAAGAGAACTCGACTTGA
- the rpsL gene encoding 30S ribosomal protein S12, whose product MPTINQLVRQGRKMVEKKSTAPALLKGYNTFTKEETDLPSPQKRGVCTRVGTMTPKKPNSALRKYARVRLTNGIEVTAYIPGVGHNLQEHSVVLVRGGRVKDLPGVRYHIVRGTLDAAGVKDRMQGRSKYGAKRPKQK is encoded by the coding sequence ATGCCGACCATTAATCAATTGGTGCGCCAAGGGCGCAAGATGGTGGAGAAAAAGTCCACTGCACCCGCGTTGTTGAAGGGATACAATACCTTCACAAAGGAGGAGACGGATCTTCCTTCTCCTCAGAAACGCGGCGTATGCACCCGTGTCGGCACGATGACGCCGAAAAAGCCGAATTCGGCGCTGCGAAAGTACGCCCGGGTTCGCTTGACAAACGGGATTGAAGTGACAGCCTATATTCCCGGGGTTGGTCACAACCTTCAAGAACACTCGGTCGTTCTCGTCCGGGGTGGCCGGGTCAAAGATCTCCCGGGTGTGCGGTACCATATCGTGCGGGGAACGTTGGATGCAGCCGGCGTGAAAGATCGGATGCAAGGACGGTCCAAGTACGGTGCGAAACGGCCAAAGCAAA
- the rpoB gene encoding DNA-directed RNA polymerase subunit beta, which produces MRGQLVDYGRRKRWSFARIHEVLPLPNLIEIQQNSYRWFLEEGLREMFQDISPITDFTGNLVLEFVDYTLGEPKYSVEESKERDVTYAAPLRVKVRLINRETGEVKEQEVFMGDFPLMTETGTFIINGAERVIVSQLVRSPSVYFNAKADKNGKRTYGATVIPNRGAWLELETDTKDVIYARIDRTRKIPVTVLLRALGFSTDADILHLFGEDEYLRNTLEKDNTDSVEKALLEIYDRLRPGEPPTLENARALLTSRFFDPKRYDLANVGRYKINKKLHLKNRLLNQRLAEDLVDPRTGEVVAEAGRVLDRRLLDKVVPALEAGMNMKEYRKSSGVVEDDVIRLQEVRIFSPLVEGQVIKVIGNGMVDKSVKYIVPADIIASVNYFLNLLHGVGDIDDIDHLGNRRLRSVGELLQNQFRIGLSRMERVVRERMSIQDANAITPQALINIRPVIAAIKEFFGSSQLSQFMDQTNPLAELTHKRRLSALGPGGLTRERAGFEVRDVHHSHYGRMCPIETPEGPNIGLINSLSSYARINEYGFIETPYRRVDPETGVVTDEIHYLTADEEDNYVIAQANAELDEDGRFAQEQVIARYKEEIGMFPRSRIDYMDVSPKQVVSVATALIPFLENDDANRALMGSNMQRQAVPLLVTESPFVGTGMEYKAAKDSGVCTVAKRAGVVERVTADEIWIRVQEEVDGQVVSGDLDKYKLLKFRRSNQGTCINQRPIVRKGEKVQAGDIIADGPATDQGELALGRNVLVAFMTWEGYNYEDAILLSEKLVKEDVYTSIHIEEYEAEARDTKLGPEEITRDIPNVGEDALRHLDDRGIIRVGAEIYAGDILVGKVTPKGMTELTAEERLLHAIFGEKAREVRDTSLRVPHGGAGIVVDVKVFTRENGDELPPGVNQLVRVYIAQKRKISEGDKMAGRHGNKGVIARILPEEDMPFLPDGTPVEIVLNPLGVPSRMNIGQVLETHLGMVAKATGLRMATPVFDGATEHDIFDALEEAGLDRDGKTVLYDGRTGEPFDNRVTVGYVYMLKLHHLVDDKIHARSTGPYSLVTQQPLGGKAQFGGQRFGEMEVWALEAYGAAYTLQEILTVKSDDVVGRVKTYEAIVKGENVPEPGVPESFKVLIKELQSLAMDVKILSEDEQEIIMRESDDDEEDKLHLNLEAREIGED; this is translated from the coding sequence TTGCGCGGGCAGCTCGTCGACTATGGTCGTCGCAAACGGTGGTCCTTCGCGCGGATTCATGAGGTTCTCCCATTGCCGAATCTCATTGAGATTCAACAGAATTCTTACCGATGGTTCCTCGAAGAAGGACTCCGGGAGATGTTTCAAGACATTTCACCGATCACCGATTTCACGGGGAACTTGGTGTTGGAGTTTGTAGACTACACCCTGGGAGAACCAAAGTATTCGGTCGAAGAGTCCAAGGAACGAGATGTAACCTATGCGGCGCCCCTGCGCGTCAAAGTTCGGCTGATCAATCGGGAGACCGGCGAGGTCAAAGAACAAGAAGTGTTCATGGGGGATTTTCCTCTCATGACCGAGACCGGAACGTTCATCATCAATGGTGCTGAACGGGTGATTGTCAGCCAGCTGGTGCGTTCGCCCAGCGTGTATTTTAACGCCAAGGCGGATAAGAATGGAAAACGCACCTATGGGGCTACGGTCATTCCCAATCGAGGCGCTTGGTTGGAGCTCGAGACTGACACGAAGGACGTGATCTACGCTCGAATCGATCGCACGAGGAAGATCCCGGTGACAGTGCTCCTGAGAGCGCTGGGTTTCTCCACTGATGCCGACATTCTACATCTTTTCGGAGAAGATGAGTACTTGCGCAACACCCTGGAAAAGGATAACACCGACAGCGTGGAGAAGGCGCTGCTGGAGATTTACGACCGGCTCCGGCCTGGCGAGCCGCCGACTTTGGAGAATGCCCGGGCGCTGTTGACGTCCCGGTTTTTCGATCCGAAACGGTACGACTTGGCGAATGTCGGCCGATACAAGATCAATAAAAAGCTTCATCTGAAGAATCGCCTGTTAAATCAGCGTCTGGCCGAGGACCTGGTGGACCCCCGAACCGGGGAAGTTGTGGCTGAAGCGGGGCGGGTTCTGGACCGGCGCTTGCTGGACAAAGTGGTTCCGGCCCTGGAGGCCGGCATGAATATGAAGGAGTATCGCAAATCCTCCGGGGTGGTGGAGGACGATGTGATTCGCCTTCAAGAGGTACGGATATTCAGCCCGCTTGTAGAAGGCCAGGTCATCAAGGTCATTGGCAATGGCATGGTGGATAAGTCGGTGAAATACATCGTGCCGGCCGATATCATTGCATCGGTCAACTATTTTCTCAACCTTCTTCACGGGGTGGGAGATATTGACGATATCGACCACTTGGGGAATCGTCGTCTTCGGTCGGTGGGGGAACTGCTGCAAAACCAGTTCCGGATCGGCCTGTCCCGTATGGAGCGAGTGGTCCGGGAGCGTATGTCCATCCAGGATGCCAACGCCATCACGCCCCAAGCGCTCATCAACATCCGGCCGGTGATTGCTGCCATCAAGGAGTTTTTCGGTTCCAGCCAGTTATCCCAATTTATGGACCAAACCAATCCACTGGCGGAATTGACACATAAACGCCGTTTATCAGCTTTGGGGCCTGGGGGCTTGACCCGAGAACGGGCGGGGTTTGAAGTACGGGACGTTCACCATTCTCACTATGGGCGGATGTGTCCGATTGAAACGCCCGAAGGGCCGAACATTGGCTTGATCAATTCCCTCTCCTCCTACGCCCGGATTAACGAATACGGGTTTATCGAAACGCCGTACCGCCGGGTGGACCCGGAAACGGGTGTGGTAACCGATGAGATCCATTACCTGACGGCGGACGAGGAGGACAATTATGTGATTGCCCAGGCCAATGCGGAACTGGACGAAGATGGAAGGTTCGCCCAAGAACAGGTCATCGCCCGATACAAAGAAGAGATCGGCATGTTTCCCCGCTCCAGAATCGATTACATGGACGTGTCTCCTAAACAGGTGGTTTCCGTGGCCACGGCGTTGATCCCATTCTTGGAAAATGATGACGCCAACCGCGCCTTGATGGGATCGAACATGCAGCGACAGGCAGTGCCCTTGCTTGTCACCGAATCTCCTTTTGTAGGTACGGGAATGGAGTATAAGGCGGCCAAGGATTCCGGGGTATGCACCGTTGCGAAACGGGCCGGTGTGGTGGAGCGGGTGACCGCCGATGAGATTTGGATCCGGGTGCAGGAGGAAGTCGATGGCCAAGTCGTGTCCGGAGACCTGGACAAATATAAACTGCTGAAGTTTCGGCGTTCCAATCAGGGGACCTGTATCAATCAGCGTCCGATTGTCCGCAAAGGCGAGAAGGTGCAAGCCGGCGACATCATCGCCGACGGCCCGGCGACTGACCAAGGAGAGCTCGCCCTTGGCAGGAACGTGCTGGTGGCCTTTATGACCTGGGAGGGGTACAACTACGAGGATGCCATCCTCCTCAGCGAGAAGTTGGTCAAGGAGGATGTCTACACGTCGATTCATATCGAGGAATACGAGGCTGAAGCCCGGGACACCAAGCTGGGACCCGAGGAGATCACCCGGGATATTCCGAATGTCGGGGAAGATGCCCTGCGGCACCTGGATGATCGGGGGATCATCCGGGTTGGGGCGGAGATCTACGCCGGGGATATCCTGGTCGGCAAAGTCACGCCGAAGGGTATGACGGAACTGACCGCCGAAGAGCGGTTGCTTCACGCCATTTTCGGGGAGAAGGCCCGGGAAGTCCGGGACACTTCCCTTCGGGTTCCCCACGGCGGGGCCGGGATTGTCGTAGACGTGAAGGTGTTCACCCGGGAAAACGGGGATGAACTGCCCCCGGGGGTCAACCAGTTGGTCCGGGTGTACATCGCTCAAAAGCGAAAGATTTCCGAAGGGGACAAGATGGCGGGACGTCATGGCAATAAAGGCGTGATCGCCCGAATCCTCCCGGAGGAAGACATGCCCTTTTTGCCGGACGGGACGCCGGTAGAAATCGTCTTGAATCCCCTCGGGGTGCCTTCCCGCATGAACATCGGACAGGTACTGGAAACCCATTTGGGCATGGTCGCAAAAGCCACGGGGCTGCGCATGGCCACCCCGGTGTTCGATGGCGCCACAGAGCACGACATTTTTGATGCGTTAGAAGAGGCCGGCCTCGACCGGGATGGGAAGACTGTCCTATATGATGGCCGCACCGGGGAGCCCTTCGACAACCGGGTGACAGTCGGGTACGTCTACATGTTGAAACTTCACCACCTGGTGGATGACAAGATCCACGCCCGATCCACGGGCCCGTACTCCTTGGTCACCCAACAGCCTCTGGGGGGCAAGGCGCAGTTTGGCGGCCAGCGATTCGGAGAGATGGAGGTCTGGGCTCTGGAGGCCTATGGAGCGGCCTATACGCTGCAGGAGATTCTCACAGTGAAGTCGGACGACGTCGTGGGGCGCGTCAAGACGTACGAGGCGATCGTCAAAGGCGAGAACGTGCCGGAGCCCGGGGTTCCGGAGTCGTTTAAAGTGTTGATCAAGGAACTGCAAAGCCTTGCGATGGACGTCAAAATCCTCTCCGAAGACGAACAGGAGATCATCATGCGGGAGTCTGACGATGACGAAGAAGATAAACTTCACCTGAATCTCGAAGCCCGCGAAATCGGTGAGGATTGA
- a CDS encoding class I SAM-dependent methyltransferase: MGDQYFVSQPGAPSERRAVALRVRGLDVMLMTDTGVFSRHRVDYGTRLLIESMDVPERGQVLDLGCGYGPIGIAAALLQPGVQVTMVDINERAVELAKENARRLRLGRVEVYVSDGFAGLGDRRFDRVYCNPPIRAGKEQVYRLLSEAAGHLADKGQVWVVVQKKQGADSLKRELARHFREVSDVARSGGFHVYRCMEPVNLPQSPESSS, encoded by the coding sequence GTGGGGGATCAGTATTTTGTCTCGCAGCCTGGGGCGCCTTCCGAGCGCCGGGCTGTGGCCCTGCGAGTGCGGGGCTTGGATGTGATGCTGATGACTGATACGGGGGTATTTTCCCGTCATCGAGTGGATTATGGAACCCGGCTACTCATTGAATCGATGGACGTGCCCGAGCGTGGCCAGGTTCTGGATTTGGGCTGCGGCTACGGACCCATTGGGATTGCCGCGGCCTTGCTTCAACCCGGGGTCCAAGTCACCATGGTGGACATCAACGAACGGGCGGTGGAGTTGGCCAAGGAAAACGCCCGGCGACTCCGGCTCGGGCGGGTTGAGGTGTACGTCAGTGACGGATTCGCGGGCCTCGGGGATCGGCGGTTTGACCGCGTGTATTGCAATCCTCCTATCCGGGCCGGCAAAGAGCAGGTGTACCGACTGTTGTCGGAAGCCGCCGGACACCTGGCTGACAAAGGCCAGGTGTGGGTGGTCGTCCAGAAGAAGCAAGGGGCGGATAGCTTGAAGCGGGAACTGGCTCGGCATTTTCGGGAGGTTTCGGACGTGGCCCGCAGCGGCGGGTTTCACGTGTATCGGTGTATGGAACCCGTGAATCTGCCCCAATCGCCCGAATCGAGCTCTTGA